A genome region from Labilibaculum antarcticum includes the following:
- the nrfD gene encoding NrfD/PsrC family molybdoenzyme membrane anchor subunit, whose translation MNDLPKQKETTLSFEKIKEDILRPMQNHKGLELWIAFLITVISVCAWAYYVQLRDGLGVTGMRDYVSWGLYIANFVFFVAVSLVGMLISSILGLLRIEWITPISRIAEIIAVAFVAVAGLVIIMDMGRPDRVVNVLIHGRFQSPILWDITVVTTYLVISVLLLILPMIPDLAICKNELKKTSPVLKKLYNILSFGYINTPSQHKHLHKMIRTLMVIIVPVGLAIHTVTSWLFAATLRNGWDTTIFGPYFVAGAFVAGSAALVVAMYFFRVSYKLQDYITDLQFDKMGKLMVAVCLVYLYFNLNEFLVPGYKMKTGDDIHLKELFTGHWAIMFWSSQLLGNIIPVMLLVTKKFRKPLPLMIISLFILAGAWIKRYVIVIPTLLHPHLPIQNVPDNFVHYYPSAIEISVTVLSFALALLIITVLSKIFPIVPICETADNNGIDYKIDA comes from the coding sequence ATGAATGACTTACCAAAACAGAAAGAAACAACTCTTTCGTTTGAAAAGATCAAAGAAGACATTCTACGTCCAATGCAAAACCACAAAGGATTAGAACTTTGGATTGCGTTCCTAATAACAGTAATTAGTGTCTGCGCCTGGGCGTACTACGTACAATTACGCGATGGATTGGGAGTTACCGGTATGCGTGATTACGTATCCTGGGGACTTTACATTGCCAACTTTGTGTTTTTTGTTGCCGTAAGTTTGGTTGGAATGCTTATTTCGTCGATTCTGGGTTTGCTCCGAATAGAATGGATCACGCCGATATCAAGAATTGCTGAAATAATAGCCGTAGCTTTTGTTGCAGTTGCTGGTTTAGTAATTATAATGGATATGGGACGCCCCGACAGAGTCGTTAACGTACTCATCCATGGTCGCTTCCAATCTCCAATTCTTTGGGATATAACCGTAGTAACAACATACTTGGTAATAAGTGTCTTACTACTGATTCTACCCATGATTCCCGATTTGGCGATCTGTAAGAATGAGTTGAAGAAAACTTCTCCTGTTCTGAAAAAGCTGTACAATATTCTATCATTTGGTTACATTAACACACCTAGTCAGCACAAGCATTTACACAAAATGATTAGAACATTAATGGTAATAATTGTTCCGGTAGGTTTGGCAATTCACACAGTAACTTCCTGGCTGTTTGCGGCAACTTTGCGTAACGGCTGGGATACAACAATTTTTGGACCTTATTTCGTTGCAGGTGCATTTGTAGCTGGTTCTGCAGCCTTAGTCGTTGCCATGTATTTTTTCCGGGTTAGTTATAAGCTTCAGGATTATATTACTGATTTACAATTTGATAAAATGGGCAAGCTAATGGTAGCTGTTTGTTTGGTGTACTTGTACTTTAACCTGAATGAATTTTTAGTTCCGGGTTATAAGATGAAAACCGGAGATGACATTCACCTAAAAGAATTGTTTACAGGTCATTGGGCCATAATGTTCTGGTCTTCACAATTATTAGGAAATATCATTCCAGTTATGCTATTGGTTACAAAAAAATTCAGGAAGCCATTACCGCTAATGATTATTTCACTTTTCATTTTGGCTGGAGCCTGGATTAAAAGATATGTAATTGTTATTCCAACATTACTTCATCCACATTTACCCATTCAGAATGTACCCGATAATTTTGTACACTACTATCCTTCCGCAATAGAAATTTCGGTAACTGTTTTAAGTTTTGCCTTGGCACTCTTGATTATCACAGTTTTATCTAAAATTTTCCCGATTGTACCAATTTGCGAAACTGCCGACAATAATGGAATTGATTACAAAATTGATGCTTAA
- a CDS encoding cbb3-type cytochrome c oxidase N-terminal domain-containing protein — translation MEKKDKFLEENEHLMSDHDYDGIRELNNPMPTWWRYLFYITIIFSAVYMFRYHVFGDDLQIDEYNKEMALAEANKPKASFDENALVLMTDAGNLGKGKAIYDKNCIACHGTVGEGNAIGPNLTDKYWLNGGSLKDVYQIIKIGKPMKGMLAWQNQLSPEQMLQVTSYTLSLQGTNPANGKEAQGELAE, via the coding sequence ATGGAGAAAAAAGATAAATTCTTAGAAGAAAACGAGCATCTAATGAGCGATCATGATTATGATGGAATTAGAGAATTAAACAACCCAATGCCAACATGGTGGCGTTACTTATTCTATATCACAATCATTTTTTCAGCAGTATACATGTTTCGTTATCATGTGTTTGGTGACGATTTACAAATAGATGAATACAATAAAGAAATGGCTCTTGCCGAAGCTAATAAACCGAAGGCTTCCTTTGATGAAAACGCACTTGTTCTAATGACAGATGCAGGAAATCTTGGAAAAGGAAAAGCCATTTACGACAAAAACTGCATTGCCTGCCATGGAACTGTAGGTGAAGGAAATGCAATTGGACCAAACCTTACCGACAAATATTGGTTGAATGGTGGCAGTCTTAAAGATGTTTACCAAATCATTAAAATAGGAAAACCTATGAAGGGTATGTTAGCCTGGCAAAACCAATTATCGCCTGAACAGATGCTTCAAGTTACCAGCTATACTTTGAGCTTGCAAGGAACAAATCCGGCAAACGGAAAAGAGGCTCAAGGTGAATTGGCAGAATAA
- a CDS encoding c-type cytochrome, whose translation MKNAIKIIACLFLVFTFTTAVVKAEEWSVPASAKKKQNPYEASTKNISSGKKIYNINCKSCHGDATLGNMLPLQPVAPSDLGSQAFLIQTDGEIYYKVNKGNGAMPTFEKTLSDEDKWMVITYLRSFDQNKKASKKIAEVINPEVNDVRILLDINKEDKRIIANLSGLTKKGDRVALQGIELSIKVKRSFGYLDISGDDAYTNEKGEVNVQFPEDLPGDREGHVDLLVKVTDDAYYGEVNVDRIASLGLPTDPVNPLDERAMWGTRANAPIWIVLSYVGGVISIWGVIFLVLFQLMKLPKLAKTEE comes from the coding sequence ATGAAAAATGCTATCAAAATAATTGCCTGCCTATTTCTAGTTTTCACCTTCACAACTGCTGTTGTAAAGGCCGAAGAATGGTCGGTTCCGGCATCTGCAAAAAAGAAGCAAAACCCATACGAGGCCAGCACTAAAAATATAAGCTCAGGTAAAAAGATTTACAATATTAATTGCAAGTCCTGTCATGGTGATGCTACCCTAGGAAACATGTTGCCTCTTCAACCAGTTGCTCCTTCCGATTTAGGATCGCAAGCTTTTTTAATACAGACTGATGGAGAAATATATTACAAGGTAAACAAAGGCAATGGAGCAATGCCAACTTTCGAAAAAACCTTAAGCGACGAGGACAAATGGATGGTAATTACCTATCTGCGATCTTTCGACCAAAACAAAAAGGCAAGTAAGAAAATTGCTGAAGTAATAAACCCTGAAGTAAACGATGTTAGAATTCTTTTGGACATTAATAAAGAGGATAAACGAATTATCGCAAACCTCTCGGGACTTACGAAAAAAGGAGATCGCGTAGCCTTGCAGGGCATTGAACTAAGCATAAAAGTTAAAAGAAGCTTTGGATATTTAGATATCTCGGGCGACGATGCATACACCAACGAAAAAGGTGAAGTTAATGTTCAATTTCCAGAAGATTTACCAGGCGATCGTGAAGGACATGTAGATCTTTTAGTTAAAGTTACCGATGATGCCTATTACGGAGAAGTGAATGTTGACAGGATTGCTAGTCTGGGATTACCAACCGACCCGGTAAATCCGTTAGACGAAAGAGCTATGTGGGGAACCAGAGCGAATGCTCCTATTTGGATTGTTTTAAGCTATGTGGGTGGAGTAATCAGCATTTGGGGTGTTATATTCCTTGTACTTTTTCAACTGATGAAATTACCTAAGTTGGCAAAAACCGAGGAGTAA
- a CDS encoding 4Fe-4S dicluster domain-containing protein, with amino-acid sequence MKEETSNNSRRKFLKSVGLTVGAAGVVSGFSLLGAAKAVAQEPGETVNLLTQDGQLVQVDKNQLRPTVSEPLTELQKRGREGIAGKSFVMVIDLSKCRNARKCMDACQNHHQLRPDQHHINVLQMQDAEHTAPYFMPKPCQHCDNPPCTKVCPVDATFKRQDGIVLIDNERCIGCRFCIAACPYSARIFQWTEPKDAEKYKDLTYNIEANVPQKKGTISKCLFSADRLRENKLPSCVSSCPNGVYYFGDQNEDAVTNGTTHETVRFSQLIEENAGYTLLPELGTKPRVYYLPPKNRAFEFNGDLLNEENLH; translated from the coding sequence ATGAAAGAAGAAACATCAAACAACAGCAGACGAAAGTTCCTAAAAAGTGTTGGACTTACCGTTGGTGCTGCCGGTGTTGTTAGTGGATTTTCTCTTCTTGGCGCAGCAAAGGCTGTAGCACAAGAACCAGGAGAAACTGTAAATCTGTTAACACAAGATGGACAACTTGTTCAAGTTGATAAAAATCAATTGCGCCCAACAGTAAGCGAACCTCTTACTGAATTGCAAAAAAGAGGCCGTGAAGGCATTGCTGGAAAATCTTTTGTAATGGTAATTGATCTTAGTAAATGTCGAAATGCAAGAAAATGTATGGATGCATGTCAAAATCATCACCAGCTAAGACCCGATCAACACCATATTAATGTTCTTCAAATGCAGGATGCAGAACACACTGCTCCTTATTTCATGCCAAAACCTTGTCAACATTGCGATAATCCTCCTTGTACCAAAGTTTGCCCTGTTGATGCAACTTTTAAACGTCAGGATGGAATTGTTTTGATCGATAATGAAAGATGTATTGGTTGCAGATTCTGTATTGCAGCTTGCCCATACTCAGCGCGTATTTTCCAATGGACAGAACCTAAGGATGCTGAAAAATATAAAGACCTCACCTACAATATCGAAGCTAACGTTCCTCAAAAGAAAGGTACCATAAGCAAGTGTTTGTTTAGCGCCGACAGACTTCGCGAAAACAAACTTCCTTCTTGCGTATCTTCCTGTCCGAATGGCGTTTACTATTTTGGTGATCAAAATGAAGATGCTGTTACAAACGGAACGACTCACGAAACCGTTCGTTTTTCTCAATTGATAGAAGAAAATGCAGGATATACGCTGTTGCCGGAGTTAGGAACGAAACCTCGCGTTTACTACCTGCCTCCTAAAAACAGAGCTTTTGAGTTTAATGGTGATCTTCTAAATGAAGAAAATCTTCATTGA
- a CDS encoding two-component regulator propeller domain-containing protein: MKKTLLLLLLGFINLFSISAQDKWINLDYATTNTGDNGLIGSWVQVIFEDSKNNLWIGTESGISIKKGGEWSSLTEKDGLVVNEVGDIEEDRNGLIWLATNESILKYDGVDFISWIFSL; this comes from the coding sequence ATGAAAAAAACTTTACTTCTTCTTTTATTAGGTTTTATAAACCTTTTTAGCATTTCAGCTCAGGATAAGTGGATCAATTTGGATTATGCAACAACTAACACTGGGGACAATGGTTTGATTGGTTCTTGGGTTCAAGTTATTTTTGAGGATAGTAAAAATAACTTATGGATAGGAACAGAGTCAGGGATTAGTATAAAGAAAGGTGGAGAATGGAGTTCCTTGACGGAAAAGGACGGACTAGTCGTTAATGAAGTAGGAGATATAGAAGAAGATAGAAATGGATTAATCTGGCTTGCTACAAATGAAAGTATTCTTAAATATGATGGAGTGGATTTTATAAGCTGGATTTTTTCACTTTAA
- a CDS encoding cbb3-type cytochrome oxidase subunit 3, with amino-acid sequence MKIVSHYLQGIADVGFFPSISLLIFFLFFIGMLWWVFRKSNKEFFTKMESYALDEDGVNPSSEAKE; translated from the coding sequence ATGAAAATAGTTAGTCATTATTTACAGGGAATTGCAGATGTAGGATTTTTCCCAAGCATCTCTTTACTGATTTTCTTCCTGTTTTTTATAGGAATGCTTTGGTGGGTTTTTAGAAAAAGCAACAAAGAATTCTTTACAAAAATGGAAAGTTATGCCCTTGACGAGGATGGTGTAAATCCATCATCGGAAGCAAAAGAATAA
- the ccoN gene encoding cytochrome-c oxidase, cbb3-type subunit I: METQHFSYDNKIVKFFAYATIIWGVVGMSVGLLAALQLAFPIFNFNFAYTSFGRIRPVHTNAVIFAFVGNGIFTAVYYSLQRLLKARMFNDRLSWIHFWGWQAIIVSAAVTFVLGITTSKEYAELEWPIDIALTIIWVVFGWNMFGTILRRRADHLYVAIWFYIATFVTVAVLHIGNSIALPYSWIQSYPVYAGVQDALVQWWYGHNAVAFFLTTPYLGLMYYFLPKAANRPIYSYRLSIIHFWALIFLYIWAGPHHLLYTALPDWAQSLGVVFSIMLLAPSWGGMFNGLLTLRGAWDKVRDSATLKFMVVAVTCYGMSTFEGPMMALKWVNSLTHYTDWTIAHVHIGAMGWNGFLTFGMLYYLFPKMWNTKLYSEKLANAHFWIGTLGMIFYALPLYWGAIVQTLMWKEFTPDGLLAYPNFLETLTQILPMYHARVFGGLLYFSGLFLMVYNLLKTAASGKCVDNEEASAPAIVTDTKRGQSEGLHRWLERKPIQFMILATVAILIGGAFEIIPTYLIKSNIPTIESVKPYTPLELQGRDIYIREGCNTCHSQMVRPFRSETERYGEYSKAGESVYNHPHLWGSKRTGPDLAREGVPGGKMYKTNVWHYNHMLDPQKMNAQSIMPKYPWLIKDKLDISSTPAKIRAMTTLGVPYAPGYDQLANDDLQKQAEEIAADLKNSGVEVASDKEILAIIAYLQRLGRDISVGN; the protein is encoded by the coding sequence ATGGAAACACAACATTTTTCGTACGATAACAAAATCGTGAAATTTTTCGCCTACGCAACCATTATTTGGGGAGTAGTTGGAATGTCGGTAGGGCTTTTGGCAGCCTTACAATTGGCATTCCCGATTTTCAATTTCAACTTCGCCTACACTTCTTTTGGTAGAATTCGTCCAGTTCATACCAATGCGGTAATTTTCGCATTTGTAGGGAATGGAATATTTACCGCAGTATATTATTCTCTTCAGCGCTTGCTTAAAGCCAGAATGTTTAATGACAGACTGAGTTGGATCCATTTTTGGGGTTGGCAAGCCATTATCGTTTCGGCTGCAGTAACCTTTGTTTTAGGGATCACAACAAGTAAAGAATACGCTGAGCTGGAATGGCCAATCGATATTGCTCTGACTATAATTTGGGTTGTTTTTGGTTGGAACATGTTTGGTACCATTTTAAGAAGAAGAGCCGATCACTTGTATGTGGCCATTTGGTTCTATATAGCCACTTTTGTTACCGTTGCCGTTCTTCATATTGGTAATTCTATTGCCTTGCCATATAGTTGGATTCAATCTTATCCGGTTTACGCAGGTGTTCAGGATGCCTTGGTACAATGGTGGTACGGACACAATGCGGTTGCCTTCTTTCTGACCACTCCATATTTAGGATTGATGTACTATTTCTTACCTAAAGCTGCTAATCGTCCCATATATTCGTATCGCTTATCGATCATTCACTTCTGGGCATTAATATTCCTATATATCTGGGCTGGTCCTCATCACTTACTTTATACTGCTTTACCAGATTGGGCACAATCATTGGGTGTTGTTTTCTCAATTATGCTTCTTGCTCCATCGTGGGGAGGTATGTTTAACGGGTTGCTAACACTTCGTGGCGCCTGGGATAAAGTTCGCGATAGCGCAACCTTAAAATTTATGGTTGTAGCAGTAACCTGTTACGGTATGTCCACTTTCGAGGGACCAATGATGGCTCTTAAATGGGTAAACTCATTAACTCACTATACCGACTGGACAATTGCTCACGTTCACATTGGCGCAATGGGCTGGAATGGATTCCTAACATTCGGAATGTTGTACTACCTATTCCCAAAAATGTGGAATACAAAATTGTATTCAGAAAAATTAGCCAATGCACACTTCTGGATTGGCACATTAGGAATGATTTTTTATGCTCTTCCTTTATACTGGGGAGCTATTGTTCAAACCTTAATGTGGAAAGAATTTACTCCCGATGGATTACTGGCTTATCCTAATTTCTTAGAGACTCTCACACAGATTTTACCTATGTATCATGCAAGGGTGTTTGGCGGACTTCTTTATTTCTCCGGATTATTCTTAATGGTTTACAATCTATTGAAAACTGCAGCATCAGGTAAATGTGTAGATAATGAAGAAGCTTCGGCTCCTGCGATTGTTACCGACACAAAACGTGGTCAAAGCGAAGGTTTACACCGTTGGTTAGAAAGAAAGCCTATTCAATTTATGATTTTAGCTACTGTTGCGATCTTAATTGGTGGTGCATTCGAAATTATTCCTACTTATTTAATCAAATCAAATATTCCGACAATCGAGAGCGTAAAACCATACACTCCTCTGGAGTTACAGGGGCGGGACATCTATATCCGCGAAGGCTGTAACACTTGTCACTCTCAAATGGTTCGACCATTCCGTTCGGAAACAGAACGATATGGTGAGTATTCCAAAGCTGGGGAATCAGTTTACAATCATCCACACTTGTGGGGATCGAAACGTACCGGACCCGATTTGGCTCGCGAGGGGGTTCCTGGTGGAAAAATGTACAAGACTAATGTTTGGCACTATAACCACATGTTGGATCCACAAAAAATGAATGCTCAATCCATCATGCCAAAATATCCTTGGCTGATAAAAGATAAGTTGGATATTTCATCGACTCCTGCAAAAATTCGAGCGATGACTACCTTAGGTGTTCCTTATGCGCCAGGTTACGATCAGCTTGCAAATGATGATTTACAAAAACAAGCAGAGGAAATTGCTGCCGATCTTAAAAATTCAGGTGTTGAAGTAGCAAGTGACAAAGAAATACTCGCTATAATTGCCTATTTGCAACGTTTGGGTCGGGATATTTCAGTTGGAAACTAG
- a CDS encoding chorismate mutase has product MSGLENCKPMNTWFKKLDTRPIVISGPSIVESEEQLLNTARELKKVDQVKIFRAGVWKPQTATKTYGDRGLDILQWLNQVKQETGLLTMVEVASPKHVEMCLRHNVDILWIGARTSSNPFSVQELASAMQGMSVPVMVKNPINPDINLWIEALETINKAGISRLAAIHRGFYPFEKTRLRNIPKWEIPIELKSRFHNLPIICDPSHIAGANKYVQEMAQKAMDLNMDGLMIDSHFNTADVIRDQDQLTPADLDLIVRSLVCRLPSVDDITENRLEKYRDQIDSVDSQLIELLAQRMNIVEGIGEYKAEKNMTILQLQRWEKVREKGVELGKSLGLSEPFLTQLLRMIHKEAILKQNEVMNRK; this is encoded by the coding sequence ATGAGTGGATTGGAGAATTGTAAACCAATGAATACTTGGTTTAAAAAATTGGATACAAGACCAATAGTGATAAGTGGTCCCTCGATTGTCGAGTCAGAAGAACAATTATTGAATACTGCCAGAGAACTTAAAAAAGTAGATCAGGTTAAAATATTTCGAGCGGGTGTATGGAAGCCGCAAACCGCAACTAAAACTTATGGAGATAGAGGTTTAGATATTTTACAATGGTTGAATCAAGTAAAGCAGGAAACAGGTTTGCTTACAATGGTTGAGGTGGCATCACCAAAGCATGTTGAAATGTGTTTAAGGCATAATGTTGATATTTTATGGATTGGCGCAAGAACGAGCTCCAACCCTTTCTCTGTTCAGGAACTGGCTAGTGCTATGCAGGGAATGAGTGTTCCGGTAATGGTAAAGAATCCAATAAATCCTGATATTAATTTATGGATTGAGGCTTTGGAAACAATTAATAAAGCAGGTATTTCCAGATTAGCTGCTATTCACAGAGGATTTTATCCATTCGAAAAAACAAGACTTCGTAACATTCCTAAATGGGAAATTCCTATCGAATTAAAATCACGATTTCATAATCTTCCTATTATCTGTGATCCCAGTCATATTGCTGGAGCAAACAAATATGTTCAGGAAATGGCGCAAAAGGCAATGGACTTGAATATGGATGGTTTGATGATTGATAGCCATTTTAACACTGCTGATGTGATAAGGGATCAAGACCAATTAACACCTGCGGATTTAGATCTGATAGTAAGGAGTTTGGTTTGCCGACTGCCTTCTGTTGATGATATTACAGAAAACCGACTTGAAAAGTATCGCGACCAAATAGATTCTGTGGATTCTCAGTTGATAGAATTACTTGCACAACGGATGAATATTGTTGAGGGAATTGGCGAATATAAGGCTGAGAAGAATATGACAATTCTTCAACTTCAACGATGGGAAAAGGTACGTGAAAAGGGAGTTGAATTGGGAAAATCCTTAGGGCTGTCAGAACCGTTCCTGACGCAATTATTGCGAATGATTCATAAGGAAGCCATCTTGAAACAAAATGAAGTAATGAATCGAAAATAA
- the ccoS gene encoding cbb3-type cytochrome oxidase assembly protein CcoS codes for MSVLFVLIGASMLVAGGFLIAFLWAVKKGQYDDTYSPSVRILFDDQEKEAQKKEKEQQIEKETTKKNHKS; via the coding sequence ATGAGTGTATTGTTCGTTTTAATTGGTGCTAGCATGCTCGTGGCCGGAGGATTTCTGATCGCATTTCTTTGGGCTGTGAAAAAAGGACAATATGATGATACTTATTCTCCATCTGTTCGGATTTTATTCGACGATCAGGAAAAAGAAGCACAAAAAAAAGAAAAAGAACAACAAATAGAAAAGGAAACAACTAAGAAAAACCATAAATCTTAA
- a CDS encoding heavy metal translocating P-type ATPase: MAKIQEETKKHICVHCGDDCGSHPVIWDEKPFCCNGCSTVYQILHENELCTYYDFESNPGIKIESGKYKEKFAFLDDDEIADQLYEFSEGNIRKLSFYIPSIHCSSCIWLLEHLSILNQGVIKSMVNFVKKEVSITFNSDEISIRELAELLSSIHYIPEITLDKLQEKQNEGVNKKLLYKIGIAGFCFGNIMLLSLPEYVPGHEYLEAHFKEFFGMMNFFLVLPVFFYSGSDYLLSAGKAIKHKFINIDVPISMGILMLFIQSSIEIFTQTGSGYMDSLTGLIFFLLIGKWYQNRTYQALSFERDYRSYFPVAVSKLNKGIEVSTPIEKLQKGDIILIRNQELIPADSVLIKGEAQIDYSFVTGESKPVFKESGDHIFAGGKQMGSAIELTIEKDVIQSRLTQLWNQFEGTESSSTKLNSLIDQISKYFTIAIIAIGMFAGIYWLLNDSTKALFAFTSVLIVACPCALALSAPFALGNTMRLMGRMGIYLKSSDVVEKLNSITSIVFDKTGTITQADEVKVNFHGDALSDTDKIAVKSLTRHSTHTLSSTLYEYYKSIPPETVVDYKELPSMGISGTINGRKIKLGSAKFIHEGNTETSSLNTEVYLSVDGKIKGHFALSNQYRSGLSELINGLALKYDLHVLSGDNDSEMENLKQIFPSKSIIRFNQSPNDKLEYINNLKKENKRVLMIGDGLNDAGALKTSDVGISIADDIYHFSPACDAILEASKFQQLKYFLKISRKSVLVVKLSFVLSFLYNLFGLYFAVQGVLSPIVAALLMPISSISVVAFATFTTNYIARSKETNNKSNNESVVEFAKTISSSRKPVQLN, from the coding sequence ATGGCTAAAATACAGGAAGAAACAAAAAAACACATTTGTGTGCACTGCGGCGATGACTGTGGTTCACATCCCGTTATTTGGGATGAGAAGCCATTTTGTTGCAATGGCTGTTCTACTGTATATCAAATTCTGCACGAAAATGAACTTTGTACCTATTACGATTTTGAATCCAACCCAGGAATTAAGATTGAATCAGGAAAATACAAGGAGAAATTTGCTTTTTTAGACGATGATGAAATTGCTGATCAACTTTATGAATTCTCTGAAGGAAATATCCGTAAACTAAGCTTTTATATCCCAAGCATACATTGTAGTTCCTGTATTTGGTTGCTCGAACATCTTAGTATTTTGAATCAGGGAGTTATTAAATCGATGGTTAATTTCGTTAAAAAGGAAGTATCCATTACTTTCAATTCCGATGAGATTTCCATTCGGGAATTGGCTGAACTGCTATCTTCAATTCATTATATTCCTGAAATCACATTGGATAAACTGCAGGAAAAACAAAATGAAGGTGTAAACAAAAAGCTTCTATATAAAATTGGTATTGCTGGATTTTGTTTTGGAAACATCATGCTTTTGAGCCTGCCTGAATATGTACCAGGCCACGAGTATTTGGAAGCTCATTTCAAAGAATTCTTTGGCATGATGAATTTCTTTCTCGTTTTACCTGTTTTCTTTTACAGCGGAAGTGATTATCTATTATCTGCCGGTAAAGCAATAAAACACAAATTCATTAATATTGATGTTCCTATTTCAATGGGAATATTGATGCTATTTATTCAAAGTAGCATAGAGATTTTTACACAAACTGGTTCGGGCTACATGGATTCCCTTACCGGATTAATCTTTTTCCTTTTAATTGGAAAATGGTATCAGAACAGAACCTATCAAGCTCTTTCATTCGAACGGGATTACCGTTCCTATTTTCCGGTTGCGGTTAGTAAATTGAATAAAGGCATTGAGGTAAGCACTCCAATCGAAAAGTTACAAAAAGGCGATATCATATTAATCCGAAATCAGGAATTGATTCCTGCTGATAGTGTATTAATTAAGGGAGAAGCCCAAATTGATTACAGCTTTGTAACCGGTGAATCGAAACCAGTATTTAAAGAAAGCGGAGATCATATCTTTGCTGGTGGTAAGCAAATGGGAAGTGCCATTGAATTAACAATTGAAAAAGATGTAATTCAAAGTCGATTGACTCAATTGTGGAATCAATTTGAAGGGACAGAATCTTCAAGCACCAAGCTTAACTCATTAATTGATCAAATTAGTAAATATTTCACCATAGCGATTATTGCCATTGGAATGTTTGCTGGTATTTATTGGTTGTTGAATGATTCTACAAAAGCACTTTTTGCTTTCACATCAGTTTTAATTGTTGCCTGCCCTTGCGCTTTGGCTCTTTCAGCTCCGTTCGCTTTAGGAAATACCATGCGATTAATGGGAAGAATGGGCATCTATCTAAAAAGCTCCGACGTAGTTGAAAAATTGAATTCAATTACAAGCATTGTGTTTGACAAAACCGGAACGATAACACAAGCCGACGAAGTAAAAGTTAATTTTCATGGAGATGCATTAAGTGATACTGATAAAATCGCAGTAAAATCGTTAACAAGACATTCTACACATACGCTAAGTTCCACCTTGTATGAGTATTACAAAAGCATTCCACCTGAAACCGTTGTAGACTATAAAGAATTGCCTTCAATGGGAATTTCAGGCACAATTAATGGCCGAAAAATCAAACTGGGCTCCGCTAAATTTATTCATGAGGGGAATACCGAAACCAGTTCGCTAAATACAGAAGTTTACCTTTCGGTAGATGGAAAAATCAAAGGACATTTCGCGTTGAGTAATCAATACAGATCTGGTTTATCGGAACTCATAAATGGATTAGCACTCAAGTATGATTTGCACGTTCTTTCGGGAGACAATGATTCGGAGATGGAAAACTTGAAGCAGATATTTCCTAGCAAATCAATTATTCGCTTCAATCAGTCGCCAAACGATAAATTAGAATACATCAATAATTTAAAGAAAGAAAATAAGCGTGTTCTGATGATTGGTGATGGATTAAATGATGCCGGCGCTTTAAAAACAAGTGATGTAGGAATTTCAATAGCAGATGACATTTACCATTTTTCACCTGCTTGCGATGCCATTCTGGAAGCTTCAAAATTTCAACAATTAAAGTACTTCCTAAAAATATCAAGGAAAAGTGTTTTAGTCGTAAAACTAAGTTTTGTACTCTCTTTTCTTTACAATTTATTTGGCTTGTATTTCGCAGTACAAGGTGTATTATCTCCAATTGTTGCAGCATTGTTGATGCCAATTAGTTCCATTTCGGTAGTGGCATTTGCAACTTTTACAACCAATTATATTGCAAGATCAAAAGAGACTAACAATAAATCAAATAACGAATCAGTAGTAGAGTTTGCTAAAACAATCTCTTCATCGAGAAAACCGGTTCAACTAAATTAA